A region of Ferruginibacter albus DNA encodes the following proteins:
- a CDS encoding T9SS type A sorting domain-containing protein codes for MNRFSICTIALIILFSLPAKAQLFQADLYLLYNDGSTYPADGAVAQYNNAFSAGVDYLDAAKLHNINEEFSFRRDGYLLSIERRPIIHVRDTLFFNLTKTTQRKYQFQLTTTNLTQPNLVCFLKDAYTGDSVAVDLNGVTSYDFSIDNTIASQDAARFMVVFNTLPDAGPLPVTFTNIKAVQQNSNVTIEWKIANEVNIASYSIERSSDGQSFASIATIKSNGASIYDLTDMTPANGENYYRVRCTDRSGNIQYSEITTIKLSSNNHDIVIYPNPVKNGTVNLKMNNVIPGNYSFKLLSVSGQLLANKQLYITAGNTHQTIQLNNDLPKGLYQLEVIKPGNKKSSYPVQMQ; via the coding sequence ATGAACCGCTTTTCTATTTGCACCATTGCCCTTATAATTTTATTTTCTCTTCCAGCAAAGGCACAATTATTCCAGGCTGATCTATACTTGTTGTATAATGATGGTTCTACCTATCCTGCTGATGGCGCCGTTGCACAATATAATAATGCATTTAGCGCAGGTGTTGATTACCTGGATGCAGCCAAGCTACATAATATCAATGAAGAGTTTTCCTTTAGAAGGGATGGTTATTTACTTTCAATAGAAAGAAGACCCATCATACATGTAAGAGATACTTTGTTTTTTAATCTTACCAAAACCACTCAACGCAAATATCAATTTCAATTGACTACAACCAATCTTACGCAACCTAACCTGGTGTGTTTTTTAAAAGATGCCTATACCGGTGATTCTGTTGCAGTTGATCTTAATGGTGTAACCAGTTATGATTTCAGCATTGACAATACAATAGCTTCGCAAGATGCAGCACGCTTTATGGTTGTATTCAATACATTGCCGGATGCAGGACCACTACCCGTTACATTCACCAATATAAAAGCTGTTCAGCAAAATAGCAATGTTACTATTGAATGGAAGATCGCCAATGAAGTGAACATTGCATCCTATTCTATTGAAAGATCTTCAGACGGACAGTCATTTGCATCCATTGCTACTATAAAAAGCAACGGCGCATCTATTTACGATCTTACAGATATGACTCCTGCGAATGGCGAAAACTATTATCGTGTACGCTGTACCGATAGAAGCGGAAATATTCAATACAGCGAGATCACAACTATTAAGCTGTCATCAAACAACCACGATATAGTTATCTATCCAAATCCTGTAAAGAATGGAACAGTAAATCTTAAGATGAATAATGTCATTCCCGGAAATTACAGTTTTAAATTATTAAGTGTTAGTGGGCAACTGCTTGCCAATAAACAATTATACATAACAGCCGGCAACACACATCAAACCATTCAGCTTAACAATGATCTGCCAAAAGGTTTATATCAATTAGAGGTTATTAAACCAGGAAATAAAAAAAGCAGCTACCCGGTTCAAATGCAGTGA
- a CDS encoding glycosyltransferase family 39 protein, whose translation MNKRLLFLFVIVYCLLFAFVYPWYQYVFDPDATGYLRVAERIAAGDYWNSVNGYWSPLNSWLLAPFIKMGFNAVLAAKWLNGVFGVVALINAYFLLKKFKLHSKVAVAIMALMVIVFLHFAFYQLFGDFLQVLCLLIYLNIICSKGFIKSNKKIILSSIVCGVAYYAKYYSLYFGVIFIAITFFLLLKNDRPESLYKTWIKKAGLALLILVLIALPWAITLSSKYHNFSFTTSGKINYSWYLSVAYEQPRVLVQPLAYDNSSSFWDDPSFWKGDFITPVTNKAVFLFQIKLFISHVLQYIGILNAFSFLTIIVLLLCAGLYLYKEKSFIYNNANSVLLVMALVMPIGYLLVSMDDRYVWMVYISAIILAGVLLTVFEIEKRVFSKLFTTIIAIVFGSFCIYPLNQLQNQKASGKNVYEIAEALKKNSIHGKFIANCTTAEEQANCTVLAYLVKDQFYGPSVVNVTPDEMNGVISDYRINYQLVFYNAPLQKQQALHSTQAQAAAKVFPDLYPGVIVLQYK comes from the coding sequence ATGAATAAAAGGTTGCTTTTTTTATTTGTTATTGTTTACTGTTTATTATTTGCTTTCGTATATCCCTGGTATCAATATGTATTTGACCCGGATGCTACAGGTTATTTACGGGTGGCAGAAAGAATTGCAGCAGGCGATTATTGGAACTCGGTTAATGGTTATTGGAGTCCGCTGAATTCGTGGCTGTTGGCACCTTTTATAAAAATGGGCTTTAATGCTGTGTTGGCGGCTAAATGGTTAAATGGCGTTTTTGGTGTAGTGGCCTTGATCAACGCTTATTTTTTATTGAAGAAATTCAAATTGCATTCTAAAGTTGCCGTTGCGATCATGGCATTAATGGTAATTGTTTTTCTCCATTTTGCTTTCTATCAATTGTTCGGCGATTTTCTGCAGGTGCTCTGTTTGCTTATTTATCTCAATATAATTTGCTCAAAAGGCTTTATTAAAAGCAATAAAAAAATAATTCTCAGCAGCATTGTTTGTGGGGTGGCCTATTATGCAAAATATTATTCTTTGTATTTTGGGGTGATATTTATTGCGATAACATTTTTTCTTTTATTGAAGAATGACCGGCCCGAATCTTTATATAAAACATGGATCAAAAAAGCGGGACTTGCTTTGCTGATACTGGTGTTGATAGCTTTGCCATGGGCAATAACACTTAGTTCAAAGTATCATAATTTCTCTTTTACAACAAGCGGGAAAATCAATTATTCCTGGTACCTGTCAGTAGCCTATGAACAACCAAGAGTTTTGGTACAGCCATTGGCGTATGATAACAGTAGTTCTTTTTGGGATGATCCTTCTTTTTGGAAAGGCGATTTTATCACACCCGTTACCAATAAAGCTGTATTCCTTTTTCAAATAAAATTATTCATTAGTCATGTATTGCAATATATCGGCATTTTAAATGCCTTTTCATTTTTAACCATAATAGTTTTATTGCTATGTGCAGGCCTCTATTTATATAAAGAAAAAAGTTTTATCTACAACAATGCAAACAGTGTATTATTGGTGATGGCATTAGTGATGCCCATCGGTTATCTATTGGTTTCTATGGATGACCGCTATGTTTGGATGGTGTATATCTCCGCAATTATTTTGGCAGGAGTTCTATTGACTGTTTTTGAGATAGAAAAAAGGGTTTTTTCAAAATTGTTTACAACGATCATTGCAATAGTGTTTGGTAGTTTTTGTATATACCCTTTGAATCAATTACAAAATCAAAAGGCTTCCGGAAAAAATGTTTATGAAATAGCAGAGGCACTTAAAAAGAATTCAATACATGGAAAATTCATAGCTAATTGCACTACTGCCGAAGAGCAGGCTAATTGTACCGTACTGGCTTATTTAGTAAAAGACCAGTTTTATGGGCCTTCCGTTGTTAATGTAACTCCTGATGAAATGAATGGAGTAATTTCAGATTATAGAATAAATTACCAGTTGGTTTTTTATAACGCACCTTTACAAAAGCAGCAAGCGCTTCATTCTACGCAGGCGCAGGCTGCAGCGAAAGTTTTTCCTGATCTATATCCTGGTGTTATTGTTTTGCAATATAAATAA
- a CDS encoding HvfC/BufC N-terminal domain-containing protein: MQLLDTTRAHQSSLASYCRTGELKNIPGIKQENITQYRRLVYNVVDDMLQNAYPLTYNLLTKKEWNNAVNDFFINHSCQSPQVWYMPKEFYEYIVETEDPLTKKYPFLEDLLLFEWMEVEVFMMEDHLIDYSKEGDIIINKLVVNPEHHLLSFSYPVHNKSAKKIKPDDKQTYFVMAHRHPDGNVIFTDLSPAFVKMLEYLTAHSLSIHETIKKFETEFNILLTKEDKQSIIAFFEAAYEQRLIIGFAA; encoded by the coding sequence ATGCAATTGCTTGACACAACACGTGCACATCAATCGTCGCTGGCAAGTTATTGCCGCACCGGCGAGCTGAAAAATATACCCGGTATAAAGCAGGAGAATATTACGCAATATCGCCGGCTGGTTTATAATGTAGTAGACGATATGTTGCAAAATGCCTATCCTCTTACCTATAATTTATTGACCAAAAAAGAATGGAACAATGCGGTAAATGATTTCTTCATTAATCACTCCTGCCAATCGCCGCAGGTTTGGTATATGCCAAAGGAATTTTATGAATACATTGTTGAAACAGAAGATCCGCTTACCAAAAAATACCCTTTTTTAGAAGACTTGCTTTTGTTTGAATGGATGGAAGTAGAAGTATTTATGATGGAAGATCATTTAATTGATTATTCAAAAGAAGGAGATATTATCATAAACAAACTTGTGGTAAATCCTGAACATCATTTATTATCATTCTCTTATCCTGTTCATAACAAGAGTGCAAAGAAAATTAAGCCGGATGATAAGCAAACTTATTTTGTGATGGCACACCGGCACCCTGATGGCAATGTGATCTTTACCGATCTATCACCGGCCTTTGTAAAAATGCTGGAATATCTTACAGCACACTCATTAAGCATACACGAGACAATCAAGAAATTTGAAACTGAATTCAACATACTTCTTACCAAAGAAGACAAACAATCCATAATTGCTTTTTTTGAAGCCGCTTACGAGCAAAGATTAATTATAGGATTTGCTGCATAA
- a CDS encoding HvfA family oxazolone/thioamide-modified RiPP metallophore encodes MNNNKNILKGSIIASALIAATGFTSNANGLFHYNNLGTGDAVRASLLKNSNTAKNFELKCGADSTSKAKDGKCGEGKCGEGKCGAKKGAKKAGKTKDAKCGEGKCGGTKKSS; translated from the coding sequence ATGAACAACAACAAAAACATCCTTAAAGGATCTATCATTGCATCAGCTTTAATTGCTGCTACCGGCTTTACTTCTAACGCCAACGGGTTATTCCACTACAACAATTTGGGTACAGGCGACGCCGTTAGAGCTTCCTTATTAAAGAACAGCAATACTGCTAAAAACTTCGAATTAAAATGCGGTGCTGACTCTACATCAAAAGCAAAAGACGGCAAATGCGGCGAAGGAAAATGTGGTGAAGGAAAATGTGGTGCTAAAAAAGGCGCTAAAAAAGCAGGCAAAACCAAAGACGCTAAATGTGGTGAAGGAAAATGCGGCGGTACAAAAAAATCAAGCTAA
- a CDS encoding HvfX family Cu-binding RiPP maturation protein gives MQKLAKFYITILNAISSLKDLPPLFMRWVLAYGFYQTAKMKWSDINSVADWFASIGIAAPKFNAYLAAGTESVGVALLILGLATRFISIPLIITMIVAIKTVHWANGFDAGDNGFEIPLYYLIMLFALLANGPGRISIDYFIKKKAEE, from the coding sequence ATGCAAAAGCTTGCTAAATTTTACATTACTATTTTAAATGCAATAAGCTCATTAAAAGACCTTCCACCATTATTTATGCGTTGGGTATTAGCGTATGGTTTTTACCAAACTGCAAAAATGAAATGGAGCGATATTAACTCTGTAGCAGATTGGTTTGCCAGTATCGGAATTGCTGCGCCAAAATTTAATGCCTATTTAGCGGCAGGTACAGAATCGGTTGGTGTTGCATTATTAATATTAGGACTGGCAACCCGTTTTATTTCTATTCCGTTAATTATAACAATGATCGTTGCTATTAAAACGGTGCATTGGGCAAATGGCTTTGATGCGGGCGATAACGGTTTTGAAATTCCGTTGTATTATTTAATTATGTTATTTGCTTTACTGGCAAATGGCCCGGGAAGAATAAGCATTGATTATTTTATCAAGAAAAAAGCAGAAGAATAG
- a CDS encoding HvfB family MNIO-type RiPP peptide maturase, with product MVGIGYRKDFAEEFLQSDVLKPSFIEVAPENWVGVGGFWKKQLMKALEKYPLFTHGLSLSLGSPDELDFEFLKKVKTFLAATNARIYSEHLSYSKCDNAHLYDLLPIPFTNDAVKHVAERIKTVQDVLERKIAIEIVSYYTPVAPELSEIDFINAILEEADCDLLLDVNNVYVNGFNHNYDAKQFIDKLPMERVSYIHMAGHEKVSDTLIIDTHGEAIIDPVYDLFEHTMKRLNRDVPVLLERDFNIPELEELQEEIERLKTIKYSVIKNSNYAIA from the coding sequence ATGGTTGGCATAGGCTATAGAAAAGATTTTGCAGAAGAGTTTTTGCAGAGTGATGTTTTAAAACCTTCTTTTATTGAAGTAGCTCCCGAGAACTGGGTAGGCGTTGGCGGCTTTTGGAAAAAGCAATTGATGAAAGCATTAGAAAAATATCCATTGTTTACACATGGCTTATCGCTTTCATTAGGAAGCCCGGATGAACTGGATTTTGAATTTCTGAAAAAAGTAAAAACATTTTTAGCGGCTACGAATGCACGCATTTATTCCGAACATTTAAGTTATTCCAAATGCGACAATGCGCATTTGTACGACCTGTTGCCAATCCCTTTTACTAACGATGCTGTTAAGCATGTTGCTGAAAGAATAAAAACTGTGCAGGATGTTTTGGAACGAAAGATCGCTATTGAAATTGTAAGCTACTACACTCCCGTTGCTCCTGAACTATCTGAAATAGATTTCATTAATGCCATACTGGAAGAGGCAGACTGTGATCTGTTATTGGATGTAAACAATGTTTACGTAAACGGATTCAATCATAATTACGACGCCAAACAGTTTATTGATAAGCTACCCATGGAAAGAGTGAGCTATATACACATGGCAGGGCACGAAAAGGTTTCGGATACTTTAATTATAGATACACACGGCGAAGCCATCATTGACCCGGTATATGATCTGTTTGAACATACTATGAAACGTTTAAACCGCGATGTACCGGTTTTGCTGGAAAGAGATTTCAATATTCCCGAATTGGAAGAACTGCAAGAGGAAATTGAACGCCTGAAAACAATAAAATATTCAGTTATAAAAAACAGCAATTATGCAATTGCTTGA
- a CDS encoding aldo/keto reductase produces the protein MQYRKIGESNLQLSVITFGAWAVGGWLWGGADRKEAVEAIKTAYDLGVTSIDTAPVYGQGVSEEIVGEAIRGISRDKVQILTKYGMRWDLAKGTLAMKSRDNNGKDIDIYKYSGKESIIKECEDSLRRLGTDHIDLYQIHWHDVTTPIGETMEAVSRLIQQGKVLHAGVCNYGVAEMEEAAKHINLVSDQIPYSMMRRDIEKDVLPYCIEHKKSILAYSPLQRGLLTGKIKPGYHFNEGDSRETLQHYKSENIERTNTFLQKIKPIANEKNATLAQLVISWTLQQPGITIALVGARNAAQAIQNAGAINVQLSAEEIKLITTELDQLVLVK, from the coding sequence ATGCAATATAGAAAAATAGGAGAATCGAATTTACAATTGTCAGTCATCACATTTGGTGCATGGGCAGTAGGTGGTTGGTTATGGGGCGGAGCCGATAGAAAAGAAGCTGTAGAAGCCATTAAAACAGCCTATGACCTGGGCGTTACATCCATAGACACAGCACCCGTTTACGGACAAGGTGTAAGTGAAGAAATTGTTGGAGAAGCGATCAGAGGAATTTCCAGGGATAAAGTACAGATATTGACCAAGTATGGTATGCGGTGGGACCTTGCAAAAGGCACGCTTGCTATGAAGAGCCGGGATAACAATGGCAAAGACATCGATATATATAAGTACTCCGGTAAGGAAAGTATTATCAAGGAATGTGAAGACAGTCTTCGCCGTTTGGGCACAGATCACATCGATCTATACCAAATACATTGGCATGATGTTACTACACCGATCGGTGAAACAATGGAAGCCGTAAGCCGGTTAATACAACAAGGAAAAGTATTGCATGCCGGTGTTTGTAATTACGGTGTAGCTGAAATGGAAGAAGCTGCAAAACATATTAATCTGGTAAGCGATCAAATCCCTTACAGCATGATGCGCAGGGATATTGAGAAAGATGTATTGCCTTATTGCATTGAACATAAAAAATCTATTTTGGCATATAGTCCATTGCAACGGGGCTTATTAACGGGGAAGATCAAGCCCGGTTATCATTTTAATGAAGGAGATAGCAGAGAAACTTTGCAACATTATAAATCGGAAAATATAGAAAGAACCAATACCTTTCTTCAAAAAATAAAACCAATCGCAAACGAAAAGAATGCGACATTAGCACAACTGGTTATTAGCTGGACATTGCAACAACCGGGCATTACCATTGCGTTGGTAGGTGCAAGAAATGCAGCGCAGGCAATTCAAAATGCAGGTGCTATTAATGTGCAATTATCTGCAGAAGAAATAAAATTGATCACTACAGAATTGGATCAATTGGTGTTAGTGAAGTAA
- a CDS encoding FG-GAP repeat protein — translation MFKITFLIILFLFCGILSNAQYIQQGNKLIGTGVVPNSSQGQSVAVSSDGNTAIIGAPKDANGIGASWVFIRSAGIWTQQTKLVATDAIDASAQGQCVAISSDGNTAIVGGNFDNGGIGASWIFVRSGGVWTQQAKLVATDASGGSQQGYSVSLSSDGNTAVVGGYTDNDGIGASWIFIRSGGVWTQQAKLVATDAIGNANQGQAVCISADGNTTIIGGRADNNNMGASWIFTRSGNVWSQQAKLLGKDVTDGAQFGYAVSLSADGKTALAGAPNNNSMSGASWVFIYLNGVWTEQNILLAYDNNSSNQGKSVSLSSDGNIAVIGMSSGSYLSGADGGAWIFTRSNGDWTQKTKILGLDSVGDPFEGQSVCLSSDGKTILMGGPKDNNSNGGSWAFTPSGDTWIQQGSKLVGTGGIGAAQQGYTVSLSADGNTLLESGVEDNGGIGAAWIFTRSNNVWSQQKKLLPSNYIANPRAPLIGYGLSISPDGNTALLGGFFDNNSLGAAWVFTRSDGVWTQQEKLLANDATGFPSQGRSVALSYHGDTAIVSGEHNGKNNEGAAWIFTRSGTIWTQRAKLTANNTIGSSNFGRSVHISYDGNTAIAGGYHDNNSIGAAWIFSRADTGWVQQAKLTGNDIVGAARMGISVSLSADGNTAIVGGYQDNNSIGAAWVFTRTAGIWTQQGSKLVPNDVNGEASFGLSVSLSANGDTAMIGGYNDSSSVGASWIFTRSGGIWKQQGSKLVGTGSVGAGQQGSSVYLSADGNTAISGGGFDNYGQGATWVFVNTSANTNHWTGSVSDVWENSANWSLGIVPDATTIVYIESGKLNYPVINSIATCKAIYTSPGVSIKINTGFKLNVVGAN, via the coding sequence ATGTTTAAAATAACTTTTTTAATTATACTTTTTTTGTTTTGTGGTATATTATCTAATGCACAATATATACAGCAAGGAAATAAATTGATAGGGACTGGTGTTGTGCCTAACTCGTCACAAGGGCAATCTGTTGCCGTTTCTTCGGATGGTAATACAGCAATTATTGGTGCACCAAAAGATGCTAATGGTATTGGTGCGTCGTGGGTTTTTATACGTTCAGCCGGTATATGGACACAACAGACAAAATTAGTGGCAACAGATGCGATTGATGCGTCTGCGCAAGGGCAATGCGTTGCTATTTCTTCGGATGGTAACACAGCTATAGTTGGAGGTAATTTTGATAATGGGGGTATTGGTGCATCATGGATATTTGTTCGTTCAGGAGGGGTATGGACCCAACAGGCAAAATTAGTGGCAACAGATGCTTCTGGTGGTTCTCAACAAGGGTATTCAGTATCACTATCTTCAGATGGTAATACAGCTGTAGTAGGTGGGTACACTGATAATGATGGTATCGGTGCATCATGGATATTTATTCGTTCAGGAGGGGTATGGACACAACAGGCAAAACTAGTAGCAACAGATGCTATTGGTAATGCAAATCAAGGTCAAGCCGTATGCATTTCTGCAGATGGTAATACCACAATAATAGGAGGACGAGCAGATAATAATAATATGGGAGCCTCGTGGATATTTACTCGCTCAGGAAACGTATGGTCACAACAGGCAAAATTACTTGGCAAAGATGTAACAGATGGTGCACAGTTTGGATATGCTGTTTCTTTATCAGCTGATGGAAAAACTGCTTTAGCAGGAGCTCCTAATAACAATAGTATGAGTGGTGCGTCGTGGGTGTTTATTTATTTAAATGGAGTTTGGACAGAACAGAATATTTTATTAGCATATGATAATAATTCCTCTAATCAAGGGAAATCAGTTTCTCTTTCTTCAGATGGTAATATAGCCGTGATAGGTATGTCTTCGGGTAGTTACTTGTCAGGAGCAGATGGGGGTGCATGGATATTTACCCGTTCGAATGGAGACTGGACCCAGAAAACAAAAATACTTGGATTGGATTCTGTTGGAGATCCCTTTGAAGGGCAATCAGTTTGTCTTTCTTCAGATGGTAAAACAATATTGATGGGAGGTCCTAAGGATAATAACTCGAATGGAGGTTCCTGGGCATTTACTCCATCAGGCGATACATGGATACAACAAGGTTCAAAATTAGTGGGAACCGGCGGCATTGGGGCTGCGCAGCAAGGATATACTGTAAGTCTTTCAGCAGATGGTAATACATTATTAGAATCGGGAGTTGAGGATAATGGAGGTATTGGTGCAGCATGGATCTTCACTCGCTCAAATAATGTGTGGTCGCAACAAAAAAAATTACTTCCGTCAAATTATATTGCTAATCCGAGGGCGCCATTAATAGGATATGGTTTATCTATCTCACCCGATGGGAATACGGCGCTTTTAGGTGGCTTTTTTGACAATAATAGCTTAGGAGCGGCTTGGGTGTTTACCCGTTCAGATGGAGTATGGACTCAACAAGAGAAATTGCTCGCAAATGATGCAACTGGATTCCCTTCACAAGGTCGTTCGGTGGCCTTATCATACCATGGTGACACTGCAATAGTAAGTGGTGAGCATAATGGCAAAAATAATGAAGGTGCGGCATGGATATTTACACGTTCAGGCACAATTTGGACACAGAGGGCAAAATTAACAGCAAATAATACCATTGGTTCTTCAAATTTTGGAAGGTCCGTTCATATTTCATATGATGGAAATACTGCTATAGCAGGAGGGTATCATGATAATAATTCTATAGGTGCTGCATGGATATTTTCACGTGCTGATACAGGATGGGTGCAACAGGCAAAATTAACAGGAAATGATATTGTCGGGGCCGCACGTATGGGGATATCAGTTTCACTTTCTGCTGATGGCAATACTGCAATAGTAGGAGGATACCAGGATAACAATTCTATAGGTGCAGCATGGGTATTCACTCGTACAGCAGGAATTTGGACACAGCAGGGATCTAAATTAGTTCCCAATGATGTTAATGGCGAGGCTTCTTTTGGACTATCGGTTTCTTTATCTGCAAATGGAGATACTGCTATGATAGGTGGATATAATGATAGTAGTAGTGTTGGTGCATCGTGGATATTTACCCGTTCAGGAGGGATATGGAAACAACAAGGTTCAAAATTAGTTGGTACAGGGAGTGTTGGAGCTGGTCAACAAGGTTCAAGTGTATACCTTTCTGCAGATGGAAACACGGCAATTAGCGGAGGGGGCTTTGATAATTATGGACAAGGCGCTACCTGGGTATTTGTAAATACTTCGGCTAATACAAATCATTGGACAGGATCTGTAAGTGATGTTTGGGAAAACTCAGCTAATTGGAGTCTTGGTATAGTACCAGATGCTACAACAATCGTATACATTGAAAGCGGTAAGCTTAATTATCCTGTGATAAACTCTATTGCTACATGTAAAGCTATTTATACTTCTCCCGGGGTATCTATTAAAATAAATACCGGTTTCAAATTAAATGTTGTAGGTGCTAATTAA